The Vibrio echinoideorum DNA window AGCTTAGATGATCAAGCGGCCTTGGCTGATGTTGCAGAAAGAGCGGCGATGGAACGAGACATCCCTGTCTTGATTTCAAACCATGACACCACCTTAACGCGCCGTTTATACCATGGTGCGGAATTGAATGTGGTCAAGGTTAAGCGCACCATTAGCCGTAATGGCGCTGGGCGTAATAAAGTTGATGAGTTACTGGCACTTTTTCATAAAGAGAAAAACCAGCAACACGCTTCAGCAGAATTGTAGCGGTCAAAATAACCCTAAAACTCATTAAATTGAGTGACCAAAGGGTACTTTCATAAACTAATCTTTCGAACTGCTAGGATCTGCTTAGGTGCTTAGGTAGAATTGCACACCAAATAGTCTTGGGATTGAGTCTTGTATTTGTGTATGAGTTCTCACAAGGCGGTGATATTCGCAATTTACTCACTCTTAAGAGGTTTGGTATGAAAGATTTTCTAATTGCTCCATCGATTTTGTCTGCAGATTTTGCTCGTCTTGGTGAAGACGTAGAGAAAGTACTCGCAGCGGGTGCTGATGTTGTGCACTTCGATGTGATGGACAACCACTACGTACCTAACCTGACTTTTGGCGCACCTATCTGTAAAGCGCTGCGCGACTACGGTATTACTGCACCTATCGATGTTCACCTAATGGTTAAGCCTGTGGATAGCATCGTTCCTGAGTTTGCTAAAGCCGGCGCATCAATGATTACCTTCCATGTTGAAGCATCTGAGCACGTTGATCGTACTCTACAGCTAATCAAAGAACACGGCTGTAAAGCGGGTGTCGTTCTAAACCCGGCAACACCGTTGTCTTGCCTTGATTACATTCTAGATAAAGTAGACATGATTCTATTGATGTCTGTGAACCCTGGCTTTGGCGGTCAATCTTTCATTCCACACACGCTTGATAAGCTGCGTGCTGTTCGTAAGCTAATTGATGAGTCAGGCCGCGATATCCGCCTTGAGATTGATGGTGGCGTGAAAGTGGATAACATCCGTGAAATTGCAGAAGCGGGCGCTGATATGTTCGTTGCTGGTTCAGCTATCTTCAATCAACCGGATTACAAAGAAGTGATTGATGAGATGCGTGCAGAGCTTGCAAAAGTTAACGCATAAAAGTAGAACTAGGGTCTGTTGACCTAAAATCAAAAATTCAGATTAAGGGGCTAATTAGCCCCTTTTTTACGTCTTGTTACTCGACTGGTAAGACGAACATAATAAATAGGAAAGTAAGATGTCATTAAGCTCAATAAAACTGATCGCCTTTGATTTGGATGGAACCTTGTTAGATAGCGTACCTGATTTGGCTGTCGCTGCTGACCAAGCATGTCAGGAACTGGGTTTCGCTTCAGTTAGCGAAGAACAAGTTCGCGACTATGTTGGTAATGGTGCTGATGTTCTTATCGGACGTTCATTGAGCCGTAATCTTACGGTTGATCCAAGCCTTGAGCCTGAATTGCTAAAGAAAGCGCGCATCCTGTTTGATGATTTCTACGAACAGGGTGGCCATAAGCTGAGTCACCTTTATCCATCGGTTAAAGAGACGTTAGCTGAGTTAGATAAAGCGGGCTTCACCATGGCGCTTGTCACTAACAAGCCATCGAAGTTTGTGCCAGATGTTCTCGCGCAACACGGTATCGATAAGTACTTTGTTGATGTGTTGGGCGGTGACTCTTTCCCAAAGAAAAAACCGAACCCAGTGGCACTGAATTGGTTGCTGGAAAAGCACAATGTGAAGGCTGAAGAGATGCTGATGGTTGGCGATTCAAGCAACGACATCAAAGCCGCTAAAAATGCAGGTTGTCACTCGTTTGGTTTGACTTACGGTTACAACCACGGCGAGCCAATTTCAGTATCAAACCCTGACTATGTCGCAGACAACATTGCGCAATTACTAGATGTCGTTTTAGTTTCAGCATAAAGCGGACAAAAGTTAGTTAACCTACTAGCAAAATACTTATCAATGAGTACACTGGATGAGCCGTACAGAAAGAGCTGTGCGGCTTTTCTATATTTAAGTTAAGAAGCTAGGCTAAGACGCGAAGTTAAGAAACTAAGTTAAAAAGCTAAGCAACAAGCAAAGGAATTAAAACCATGAGCAAGCCCATCGTATTGAGTGGTGTTCAACCATCTGGTGAACTAAGTATCGGTAACTACTTGGGTGCTCTACGTCAATGGCAACAGATGCAAGATGACTACGATTGCCAATACTGTGTTGTAGACCTTCACGCAATTACGGTTCGTCAAGACCCGAAAGCACTGCATGAAGCGACTCTAGACGCATTAGCAATCTGTCTTGCTGTCGGTGTTGACCCAAAGAAGAGCACGCTATTTGTTCAGTCACACGTACCAGAGCATGCTCAACTTGGTTGGCTTCTTAACTGTTACACACAAATGGGTGAACTGAGCCGTATGACTCAGTTTAAAGATAAGTCTGCACGTCACTCAAATGACGTAAACGTAGGCCTATACGACTACCCAGTGTTGATGGCCGCAGACATCCTGCTTTACGGTGCTCACCAAGTGCCAGTAGGTAGCGACCAGAAACAACACCTAGAGCTAGCGCGTGATATCGCAAATCGCTTTAACAACATCTACGGCCCTGAAACGCCAATCTTCCAAGTGCCAGAACCTTATATTCCAACAGTGAATGCACGTGTAATGAGCCTGCAAGATGCGACTAAGAAGATGTCTAAGTCGGATGACAACCGTAAGAACGTAATTACTCTGCTAGAAGAGCCTAAGTCGATCATCAAGAAGATCAACAAAGCTCAGACAGATGCAGAAACGCCACCACGTATTGCTCACGATTGGGAAAACAAAGCGGGTATCTCTAACCTAATGGGTCTGTACTCTGCGGCGACGGGTAAAACGTTTGAAGAGATTGAAGCGCAATACCAAGGCGTTGAAATGTACGGTCCGTTTAAGAAAGATGTAGGCGCAGCATTGGTTGAGATGCTTGAACCAATTCAAGCTGAATACCACCGTATCCGTGCTGACCGTGCTTACATGGACGCAGTAATGAAAGCGGGAGCTGAAAAAGCCTCTGAGCGTGCTGCCGTAACACTGAAAAAAGCATACGAAGCGGTAGGTTTTGTTACTCGCCCGTAGAGTTTAACTAAAACAAGCTGTTTGAAAATTTAAGCCCAAAGTGGATTTTGTTTACTTTGGGCTTTTTAGTGCCCGTCCTATTTGAATTCCCTGTAACTCCCCTTGTTTGAATTGATGATTTACACATTGTCGGACTAACATATTCATATTGTTAATGCTGTGTTATTGATCTTATTCACTGATTTTAAGTTTTATAAAATAAAGCTCATTTCTATTTGTGTTGGAAATACATAACGTGCCAAACAATTGATAATCCCTAAGTGATAAGTTCCTCATTTTCTTGCCAACTGACTTATTCCTTTCATAAATAAACCTGATAGTTACCACAAAATACATGACTGCCTATAGATGGCAGTGACTATAAATCAATGTACTCAGGTGAAACGGATGGCTCTTTTACACAAACCTTCATTGCTAGCAGTGGCAATTGGTAGCTTGCTAACAGCAAGTGCACACGCTGATTTGTTTATTTCACAATATGTGGAAGGCGGCAGCTACAACAAAGCGGTTGAGATTGCCAATAACGGCGATAACAGCATTAACTTAGATGGTTATTCACTGGCTAAATCAGCGAACGGCGACGGCTCATGGGGCGCCACTTTACCTTTAGATGGCCACGTTTTAGCGCCCGGTGAAGTACTTGTGGTCGCTCATACGAGTGCGAGTGATGAGATTAAAGCAATCGCTGACATTCTAAATGCTTCGATTGCTAACCATAATGGTGATGATCCACTGGCTATCTTGAATTCAGATGGTTCGGTACACGATGTTGTCGGTTTGATGGGCGATGTGGACTGGGGTAAAGATGTTACTTTGGTTCGAGCTGATCAAACGCCTTCGGCGACATTCGATGCTTCACAGTGGGTATCGCTACCAAAAGACAGCATTGAAGGGCTAGGTTCATTAGACACTGTTGAACTGCCAGAAGCGTTCACTTGTACACAAGATGGCTCTGACCCAGTATTCACAACCATTCAAGAGATCCAAGGTGAGGGGGCAACATCACCGTTCATTGATGGCTACCCGTACATCACTGACGATGAGTACTTCGTAAAAGGTGTTGTGAGTGCCGTGACAACGGGCATAAGCAAAGGCTTCTACCTGCAAGCACTTGAGGATGACTTCAATTCAAGCACTTCTGAAGGTCTATTTATCCACACGAATCAATCGAGCTCAGAACTGGCTGCGGGCGATGTAGTGTGTGTGAAAGGTAAGGTTCAAGAATACTACAGCCATACTCAGCTTAAAGTTGAAAACAACCAATGGCTAAAACAGGGCGAACAACAAGCGCCTGAAGCAACGGCGATTGAAGCGCTAGGCAGTGATGAAAACTTCGCTGCAACGCTTGAACGCTACGAAGGCATGTTGGTGAAAACGACGGAAGCGCTTGATATGCGTGTAACTCGCACCTTTGGTTATGACTATTCAGGTCGTCGTAACAACATGGTACT harbors:
- the trpS gene encoding tryptophan--tRNA ligase; the encoded protein is MSKPIVLSGVQPSGELSIGNYLGALRQWQQMQDDYDCQYCVVDLHAITVRQDPKALHEATLDALAICLAVGVDPKKSTLFVQSHVPEHAQLGWLLNCYTQMGELSRMTQFKDKSARHSNDVNVGLYDYPVLMAADILLYGAHQVPVGSDQKQHLELARDIANRFNNIYGPETPIFQVPEPYIPTVNARVMSLQDATKKMSKSDDNRKNVITLLEEPKSIIKKINKAQTDAETPPRIAHDWENKAGISNLMGLYSAATGKTFEEIEAQYQGVEMYGPFKKDVGAALVEMLEPIQAEYHRIRADRAYMDAVMKAGAEKASERAAVTLKKAYEAVGFVTRP
- a CDS encoding phosphoglycolate phosphatase; the protein is MSLSSIKLIAFDLDGTLLDSVPDLAVAADQACQELGFASVSEEQVRDYVGNGADVLIGRSLSRNLTVDPSLEPELLKKARILFDDFYEQGGHKLSHLYPSVKETLAELDKAGFTMALVTNKPSKFVPDVLAQHGIDKYFVDVLGGDSFPKKKPNPVALNWLLEKHNVKAEEMLMVGDSSNDIKAAKNAGCHSFGLTYGYNHGEPISVSNPDYVADNIAQLLDVVLVSA
- the rpe gene encoding ribulose-phosphate 3-epimerase, translated to MKDFLIAPSILSADFARLGEDVEKVLAAGADVVHFDVMDNHYVPNLTFGAPICKALRDYGITAPIDVHLMVKPVDSIVPEFAKAGASMITFHVEASEHVDRTLQLIKEHGCKAGVVLNPATPLSCLDYILDKVDMILLMSVNPGFGGQSFIPHTLDKLRAVRKLIDESGRDIRLEIDGGVKVDNIREIAEAGADMFVAGSAIFNQPDYKEVIDEMRAELAKVNA